The genomic window AAGACCCTAGAAAGGCCTGGAAACTCCCCTGTCTGCAACAAGGGGTGAGAATgggccaggcgtgttggctcatgtctgtaactcCAGcaattcaggaagctgaggtgggaggattgtttgaacccaggagtttgagaccagcctgggtaacatagcaagaccttgtcttaaaaaaaaaaaaaaaaaaaattaggctgggcgcggtagctcacgcctgtaatcccagcactttgggaggccaacaagggtagatcacaaggtcaggagatcgagaccatcctggctaacacggtgaaaccccatctccactaaaaatacaaaaaattagccaggcgtggtggcgggtgcctatagtcccagctactcaggaggctgaggcaggagagtggtgtgaacccgggagatggagcttgcagtgagctgagatcacgccactgtactccagcctgggggacagagcaagactccgtctcaaaaaaaaaaatttgtggggtgtagtggcacaggcctgtagtcccagctaactcaggaggctgaggtgggaggatcgcttgagcctggaggtcaaggctgcagtgagccatgatcatgccactaccctccagcctgggcaagagagtgagagcctatctcaaaaaaaaaaaaaaaaaagaaaaaaaaagaaaaaaaaatatgggggCAGATGATCTCCAAGCCCTTTCCTGCTCTGGCATTTGCTTGTGAATACTGATTGCTCTCCGACACATGCCAGTCACTCTTCTAGGCACAGGAGATACACATGGTGAGCAGGACAGATGAGGCTCAGCTCTGATGAGGCTCACATCCTAGTGCTCACCATCGAAGCTGCCTGAGGAAGGAAGCCTTGAGGCTGGGTCACCTTGGAGCCTACCACCAGGCGCTGGATAAGATACAAGACAagcatcttttcctttttgtcattCTCAGGGCTGTCTCTGAGCTGGACCAGCCAAAACCCGCGTGGGAGCAGATGCAGAGATGGACAATGTCACTCTCCCATACCTGAGTGCAGCCACCCagggggaggcaggggtggggtggggggacgtTCCTAAGGTTTCAGCCCAGCGGGTGTGGCTGACCCTGAGTGCCCGTGTACTTCAGACACTGGTTCTGGGGTCATAGGAGTAGGCCGTTAGCATCGGGCTTAATAAAGGAGGCCAAAGGCTAGAGAGACACCCAAAGGCCTTAAAggattaaaaacaggaaaaatatatatgaatcaGGGGCTGGGTTTGCATTTCATAGACTGGTAATGTTATGCCAAAGGTTTGGGCTTTGGATTTGTAAAGTGTTGGATTCAATGAGAAGAATCtgtctttggcttttgttgtacaggaaactgagacaggctAATATTGAAGGCGTAAAGGGAATGTACAAAGGATTCAAAAGGAGGCCAGGAAACccaacaagaaaggaaaagaagaaccaattagtgtgtgtgtgtgtgtgtatatatatatatatatatatatatatatggaagctAATTTTCATATGAGAAAGTGAGAGATTCTTACTTTAGAAACTGACAGTTACTAAGGGGCTGTGCTTAGTTATTTGCAGtttctccctgcctctcccatggaaaattaatcaatttctcctcctttttctcattCCTCGCATGCCTTTGCTTTCACCTCTCCCCTGCCTCAATCCTGCAAATGCCAGAGTCCAAAAAACTATTATGCTGCTGGAGAGACCGCAAGGACAAAAGAGGAGactatttgaaaaacaaagtCATGGACTCATACGACTGGAGAGGACCCAAAGCCTCCCCCaaccttcctctcctcccctctgcctgctGCCAGATCGCACCTGACCCGCCCAGGAAAATGGGCCTCTTTGCTTTTTGAAGAACTCCAGAGGACAGCCCCTGATCTCCCTTGATAACTTATCCCAAGTCTGATATCCTCATTGGCAGAGATTATTTTCCAGCTTAAATCACTCGTGTGGAAGCCGAAGctcatttccttttgttctgTCCTCGCTGGAGATGGTGAACAGCTGGTCTCCATTCTCGGAGGAATATCGCTTTAAACCTTGCAGGCCATTGTTAAGTGGCCTCTAGGCTTTCTCTCCTTCCGACTAAGAATCATAgcttcttttccccatttctcatGGGTCCTATTTTCCAGCCCCTCTCACATCTTTGTTCTTTGAATGCGCTCAGGTTTTTCTAAGATATTCCCCTTTGGAAGATGTTTGAAGGAAAACAACAGAAGGGTCTTTAGATGTACTAAGTACTGGCAGTCCCTCTCACCTTACCATAAGCCTTGCTGTTTCCACTGGTTGAGTGGCTTCTGGGGCTTTGCCTTCCTGGGGCCAGGCTGTGACTGAGGACCAAGCAGCCTGTCCTGTGCTTAGCTCATTGGCTTGACCACAGGCCAGTGCTGTCCCAAAGAGCAGGAGGCCCCAGCACAGCTGGGGGCTTACCTGAACTGAAAACCGTGTCTGACATTTGTACAGCTCTCAAATACTTACTAAACAGAatcatcagcctgggcaacatagtgaggccccgtctctaaaaaaatagtaattagctgggagtggtggcacacacttgtggttctagctatttgggaggctgaggtgggaggatcacgtgagcccaggagctcaaggctgcagtgagctatgactgagccactgcactccagcatggggaagagagcaagaccctatctctaaataaataaataaataaatagcctatTGTCtcattcagaagaaaaaattaagttcAGCAAAATCTGATGGTTATGTTGAAATCAGCGATGGCTTGTGTTCTTTGGCTTATTAGGTGGGTAGGGGGAGGTGGAGACTGAAGTAAGGAGGAACTGGGATGCCGTAGGATGTAAGCTTCAGGCTCCAGGTGGAAGACTGGGGATGGATAAGTGTGAAGGCCTGTGGGGTGGTTACAGGAACAGATGTTCAAACAGAAATGAAGGAATCTGCTTGCCAGATGTTGGGACAATGGGCTGATGGAAGCTATAAGGGAAAGACTTACAAAGAGGCAGATATAAAAAGGGATAACTGTGTGGCACAGAATCATacataccagaggctgggaaggaggtgtgggtgggtggggcaaGGGGGAAGAGAGCTTGATGAATGGGTAGGAACATGCAGTTAGGCAGAAGAAAcaagttctaatgtttgatagtaGAGTAGGGCGACCATAGCCAGCAACAATGTATAGTATATTTCAAAGCAgatagaagagaggacttgaaatatttccaacacatagaaatgataaatactcggccgggtgcggtggctcatgcctgtaatcccagcactttgggaggctgaggcgggtggattgcctgaggttagaagttcaagaccagcctggccaatatggtgaatccgtatctctactaaaaatacaaaaattagctgggtgtggtggcgtactcctgtaatcccagctactcaggaggctgaggcaggagaatcacttgaacccgggaggcagaggttgtagtgaaccaagatcatgccattgcactccagcctgagcaacagagcaagactccacctcaaacaataaataaataaataaaaacagataaatactcaaggtgatgggCGATGGAGTTGTTCACCTCTCTACACATTCTATGTATATAGCAAatacatgtaccccataaacatgtaaaatattatgtatcaataggaaaaaatgtgaaagagggagagggaggagtcagggatatatatatatatatatagagagagagagagagagagagacagagagagggttTAAGGCAAGATCTGAGATCCTGGGATATCACCTGTGAGGAtgtaatattaattaattaatactcTGGTTTGCCTGAAAGTGAGGGTAAGAAGGACTGAAGGACCCATGCAGAAAGACTTTTGCTTCGTCCAAGACCAAAAAGTTGAGAAAGAACTTTACTTGTAGGCTGAGGAGTCTGCAAAAGTGGAGCTAGAAAGTCAAactgggccaggtacggtggctcatgcctgtaatcccagcactttgggagggtgaggcaggaggcttgctttagcccaggagtttcgactttatagtgagctgtgatggcataactgaactccaacctgggtgacaaagcaagaccggtctctataaaaatttcttttaaaaaaattagccaggtgtggctgggcatggtggctcaagcctgtaatcccagcactgtgggaggccgaggtgggtggatcatctgaggtcaggagttcgaggccagcctggccaacatggagaaaccccatctctactaaaaatacaaaaattagctaggcttggtggcacatgcctgtagtctcagctactccggaggctgaggcaggagaatctcttgaatccaggaggcgaagattgcagtgagccaacgtcgtgccacagtactccagcctgggtgatagagcaagactctatctcaaaaaaaaaaaaaaaaaaaaaaaattagctaggtgcagtggtgtgtgcctgtagtcccagctactcaggagcctgaggtgggagatcccttgagcccaggagtctgtgGTTGtactgagctatgattgcacttctgcagtccagtctgggtgacagagcaagaatctatctcaaaaaaaaaaaaaaaaagaaagaaagtcagtcAAACTGAAGCTAACTCAGGTTGACAACATCAGTCAACTTAGTTCAAGCATTGACATACCATATTGATGTGCACCTTACCTCATGACTATGAGAGATATGACTACAAAgtaaggtaatttaaaaaaagggaaCATAAAGAGTCGGATAATAGTTGTCACCCTTAAAGCAGTCACGTTGGGTTGTTTGTTCAAACAATGCAGAGATTTCTACAACTcctcttttggttttattttctaagcCTACAGCATAGACAGACATTCATccatcttttttggttttgttttgtttttgtttttgtttattgagacagagtctcattctgttgcccaggttggagtgcagtggcatgatcttggctcaccacaacctctgcctcctgggttgaagccattttcctgcctcagcctcccaagtagctgggattacaggcgcctgccaccacgaccgggtaattttttttttttttttttttttttttttctgtagagacatggtttcaccatgttggccagactgttctcaaactcctgaatttaggtgatctacccgccttggcctcccaaaatgctgggattacaggggtgagcctcCGCTCCCAGCCTCATCCATCTTTAATGGTGGAGAATCTTCATTTTCTAAAGGTGTATTTGATTTTGAGGAACAGTCAGTAGTTGGGAGCCAAGACTGAGGAAGAGGCGAGTGATCAGGCTGGGAAGGGTTAAGGAAAAACCAGAGCCAGACAGTAAAGGAatgaaacagattttattttattttattttattttcttatttttgagactgagtctcactctgttgtgtgggctggagtacaatggtgcgatctcgttcgctgcaacctctgctttctagattcaagtgattctgctgcctcagcttcccaagtagctgggattacaggcacctgccaccatgcctggctaatttttgtatttttagtagagactggctttcatcatgctggccaggctagtctcaaactcccgacctcaggtgatctgcctgccttggcctcccaaagtgctgggattacaggcgtgagccactgcgcctggccaacagattttatttatttttattttcgaggcagaatcttgctctgtcacccaggctggagtgcagtggcacaatctcagctcactgcaacctccgcctcctggcttcccgcaattctcctgcctcagcctcctgagtagctgggattacaggcacctgccaccatgcccaactaatttttgtatttttagtagagagggggttttaccacgttgaccaggctggtctcaaactcttggcctcagaagatctgcccacctaggcctcccaaagtgctgggattacaggtgtgaaccaccatgcctggcggaAACGGATTTTAATGAGGAACTATTGCAATAGGGGAAAAGACTTCAGTACAGAATGGGCTTCCGTTCTGAGCACAGCGTGGGGGATTCACAGCCAAGGAGTAGGGTGGAGATCAGGGGATGAAAAATTCCTAGGAAGAAGCATCAGGGGTcgggggattctggctaaaccaaTTCGACAGAATCCTTCCTTCCAGGTAATCAGACATCACTTGGTGATGGAGGTGGCGATCAGAAATTTGATCAGATATAGAGGGATTCTTGCTTAACTGACACAGCAGAAGTTTTGCTAAAATTAGGTGATgcaaagacagacacagaaatcCAAAGGCTCAGAGGGCTCTCACCaaagtttggtcaaggagagtGTCTTGTCAGAAGCACTCACTGTTGTTTTTCAAGAGTACTTCACAGAGGTACACTTTGATGGAGCCTTAAactagaattttctctttttgcaatGCTGAGGATCTATCAAATACTTTGCAATTTCTACAGAAGTTTGATGAACTTTTTGACCTCAAGGAGTGAATTCTGCATGAACAACATCAGGGACATCAAAGAAACAAATCAATTCTGTCGTGGGTGTGATTTTGATACGTGGGCTCCATGGTTTCTCCCAGGCTTTGAAGAGCTCTACTGCAGACACTGACTCTTGTTCCCAGGTCATTTTGGAAACAACGTGGTTCGCTGACACTTACTCTGTTCCTCAAGATTGTACCATTTGCTCAGCCCTCCTTAAAAGATAAGGACAAGAGATACATCCATCTTTGCTATTTCTATTACTCAAAAATGTGTGGTGCAGTCTTTACGTTTAAGTTGTCCCAAAGGAAGATTGTTTCTTTATCTAAATTGAACTCTTCAGCCTTCCTTCTCCCAGGCAATCACCAGTGTGAATTAGCCCAATTGCTGACCACTTAACCATTTTATTGAACCTGTGGGTGAACGGATCACTACATATTCACCAAAGTGCATTCCTTACCTAACTTTAAACCTTTTGTTTTGGCTTTAAATGACTGTTCTGGAACAAGTTTCATGTTCTCTCTAGATGTATCATTTGCAGATTAATTGCATTTAGAATATAATATTCTTTGCACGAAtgattcttatatatatatataatacagaaataaaatgtttgatagGCGCAGGCTGCGGCGCCGCGACTCCTGCGGGTGGACGTCTGCCCTCAGTTTGAGGGCTTCGCGCGGCGTTTCCTGTTCCCTCCTCTGCAGCTCGGGCCTTTGGCCTGATCCAGCCCCCATGGCTTCAGAAGAGCTACAGAAAGATCTAGAAGAGGTAAAGGTGTTGCTGGAAAAGGCTACTAGGAAAAGAGTATGTGATGCCCTTACGGCTGAAAAATCCAAGATTGagacagaaatcaagaacaaGATGCAACAGAAATCCCAGAAGAAAGCAGAACTTCTTGATAATGAAAAACCAGCTGCTGTGGTTGCTCCCATTACAACGGGCTATAAGGTGAAAAGCAGTAATTATGGATGGGATCAGTCAGATAAGTTTGTGAAAATCTACATTACTTTAAGTGGAGTGCATCAAGTTCCCACTGAGAATGTGCAGGTGCATTTCACAGAGAGGTCATTTGATGTTTTGGTAAAGAATCTAAATGGGAAGAGTTACTCCATGATTGTGAACAATCTCTTGAAACCCATCTCTGTGGAAGGCAGTTCAAAAAAAGTCAAGACTGATACAGTTCTTATATTGTgtagaaagaaagtgaaaaacacaAGGTGGGATTACCTGACCCAGCTTGAAAAAGagtgcaaagaaaaagagaagcccTCCTATGACACTGAAACAGATTCTAGTGAGGGATTGATGCATGTTCTAAAGAAAATTTATGAAGATGGAGATGATGATATGAAGAGAACCATTGATAAAGCCTGGGTGGAATCAAGAGAGAAGCAATCCAAAGGAGACACAGAATTTTGAGACTTTGAGGTCCTTTTGGGAACTGTGATGTGATGTGGAAATACTGATGTTTCCAGTAAGGGAATATTGGTGAGCTGCATGTATAAATTTGACAGATAGCTATTTACATAGCCTTCTAAGTAAAGGCAGTGAATTCTCCATTTCTACTGGaggatttatttaaataaaatatgcttattaAATACTCCTGCAAAGATGGTTTTATTAGTACCCTGGACATTTTGTTCAAGGAAGGGTTATAGTTGCATTCTCatgtgaaatataaaaagcaagtcttgcccaataaaaaaaaaagtttgataaaatttattgatcacaatttctttttttattgttaaacttAAGTAAATTTTATTAGTATAAATTTATGgagtctcacgcctgtaattccagcactttgggaggctgaggcgggtggatcacctggggtcaggggtttgagaccagccttgccaacatgataaaaccccatctctaccgaaaatagaaaattagtctggcatggtggtgggtgcctgtaatcccagctacttgggaggctgaggcaggagaattgcttgaactttggaggcagagtttgcagtgagccaacatcacgccactacactccagcctgggcgacagagtgagactccatttcaaaagaaaaaaaaaagtatgaatttaTTGAGTTcaagtgtaattttgttataTGCATGGATTGTGCAGAGGTGAAGTCAGGCTTTCAGGGTATCGTACATTGTATCCATTAAGTAATCTCTCACCACCCACCTGCCTCCCACTCTCTCACCCTTCTGAGACTCTGTTATCACCACTCTCTATGTCAAAGTGTACACATTATTCAGCTTCCACCTCTAAGTGAGAACAGaaggtatttgtctttctgtgatgaCAGTTTCTTCAAGCGGATTGGCCAACCTTGAGGGGAGGAACATAGGAGGTGGATGAGGGAATCAGCTTGCATTTCCATTACTAAAAGCCAGGAACAAATGATGAACTTATTTAAACTTTACAAAAACTGGTGGGGTGGATATTATTATTCCCACTGAGCAGAGAAACCTCCTGAGATTAAATTAATTACTTGCCAAAAGTTACACAGGCTCCTCTGAGCTGCGTTCCCAACTAAGTCTATCCTGTGGACTTCTATGTCTGTACAAAGGCACCTCCCAATTTTTGCAAAAATCTTGCTATGTCCATTTTGCAAGAATCTCCACCCTTCATATCTGATCAAATTCCTCAACCCCCTGGAGTCAAGATTCGAACTCAGGGCTGTCAGATTCTAAATCACAGGAAAGACAATCTAGATGTTATAGACACCAAGAATCCAGTTGTCGGTATACCATATTGTTATAAGAATGGTTTCtcggccaggctcagtggctcacgcctgtaatcccagcactttgggagccgaggcgggcagatcatgagatcaggagatcaagaccaccctggctaacagggtgaaaccccgtctctactaaaaagaaatactaaaaattagccgggcctggtggcgggcacctgtagtcccagctgctggggaggctgaggcaggagaatggcgtgaacctgggtggcggagctttgcagtgagccgagatcgtgccactgcattccagcctgggctacagagcgagactccatctcaaaaaaaaaatttttttttttttgtagagactggttcttgctttgttgcccgggctggtctcaaactactggccaaACTACAAGCAAtgccatgttggcctcccaaagtattgggattactggggtgaaccactatgcctggccaacattgatATGTTGGTGGCCTAGGTTAACACAGGCAGGAGAGAAGGTAGGGGCTTGTATAGGTGACCAAGTTCTTGGGTTTGCTGCTGTCATTGTGGGGTTCAgggcccttttcttttcttttgctttctttctttctttttttttttgagatagagtctcgctctgtcgcccagactggagtgcagtggcgcgatctcggctcactgcaagctccgcctcctgcattcaagcaattttcctgcctcagcctcccaagtagctggaactacaggtgcccgccaccatgtctggctaatttttcgtatttttggtagagatggggtttcaccatgttagccaggatggtctcggtctcctgacctcgtgatccgcccacctcggcctcccaaagagctgggataacaggcgtgagccaccgcgccaggccggtTCAGGGCTGTTTTCTACAAGGCTGTATGAACATAAAGCCTTTACCAGGCATCATGCCAGAAACTTAATTAAAGTAATAAGAAATAAGGCTTTTATAGCAAAGAGGTGTAggtgggatgggggtggaggaagatcatatttctttttctgcttgatGCCCTCCCTGGAGAATCATCCATTTATGAGTTGGTTATAGAAGATTTTCCCAGGACACTGCTTTTCTGGTATTCATGTGGTTCTTGAACTTTCACAAAGCCCTGGGTACTTTAGAATCTAGGCAGACCTGCCCTTGGTCCTGGCCACTGAACTTTGCATCTAGGCAAGTTAGATAGAATTAGGACATTATAGGGCCCGGTAGATGAATAAATAGTGTAAAGATTATG from Theropithecus gelada isolate Dixy chromosome 9, Tgel_1.0, whole genome shotgun sequence includes these protein-coding regions:
- the LOC112631553 gene encoding calcyclin-binding protein-like — translated: MASEELQKDLEEVKVLLEKATRKRVCDALTAEKSKIETEIKNKMQQKSQKKAELLDNEKPAAVVAPITTGYKVKSSNYGWDQSDKFVKIYITLSGVHQVPTENVQVHFTERSFDVLVKNLNGKSYSMIVNNLLKPISVEGSSKKVKTDTVLILCRKKVKNTRWDYLTQLEKECKEKEKPSYDTETDSSEGLMHVLKKIYEDGDDDMKRTIDKAWVESREKQSKGDTEF